The Actinobacillus equuli genome includes a window with the following:
- a CDS encoding Cof-type HAD-IIB family hydrolase, producing MQTTHYQAVFSDIDGTLLNDQHQITPKTIAAIQRITQQGIPFIPVSARPPLAITPYTELLKTHQAIICYSGALILDRDLTPLYSVSINETDLIQLDLQLQSFQHLSINYYANTSWFSNDLANAWTQQEAEITGLQAVKKVEKLTNVHKILVMGEADEILRLEALLKRLFPQLSIHRSKAEYLEIMNRNATKSAAIRFMQKRLGIATEHIVAFGDNFNDLDMLQYVGFSVAMANAPDEIKAAASYVTASNNEDGIALVLDKLFS from the coding sequence ATGCAAACGACTCACTATCAAGCTGTTTTTAGCGATATTGACGGCACATTACTCAATGATCAACATCAAATAACCCCCAAAACGATAGCGGCTATTCAGCGGATAACGCAACAGGGAATTCCTTTTATTCCCGTTTCCGCCCGCCCGCCTTTGGCGATAACGCCTTATACCGAACTGCTCAAAACACATCAAGCAATCATCTGTTATAGCGGAGCGTTAATTTTAGATCGTGATCTAACTCCTCTTTATAGTGTATCCATCAATGAAACGGATCTTATTCAATTAGATCTGCAACTACAAAGTTTTCAACATTTATCTATTAATTATTATGCCAATACTTCATGGTTTAGTAATGACTTAGCTAATGCGTGGACACAACAAGAAGCGGAGATTACAGGCTTACAAGCGGTTAAAAAAGTAGAAAAACTTACCAATGTACATAAGATCTTGGTTATGGGGGAGGCAGATGAAATTTTGCGTTTAGAAGCGTTATTAAAGCGGTTGTTTCCACAACTTTCCATTCATCGTTCGAAAGCAGAATATTTAGAGATCATGAATCGTAATGCAACAAAATCAGCGGCGATCCGTTTTATGCAAAAACGTTTAGGGATCGCAACGGAACATATAGTTGCCTTTGGTGATAATTTTAATGATCTTGATATGTTGCAATATGTTGGTTTCAGCGTGGCAATGGCGAATGCGCCGGATGAGATTAAAGCCGCAGCAAGCTATGTGACAGCCTCGAATAATGAGGACGGTATTGCTTTAGTGTTAGATAAGCTATTTTCATAA
- the manZ gene encoding PTS mannose transporter subunit IID has product MSEKKQLTSADIRATYWRSTFLLGSFNFERMQSMGFCVSMIPTIKRLYSRKEDQAAALKRHLEFFNTQPWVGSAIMGVTAAMEQERANGADIDDAAISGVKVGLMGPLAGVGDPIFWGTLRPVLAALGAGLAISGSLLGPLLFFIGINLCRALTRWYGFKYGYQKGTEIVSDMGGGRLQKVTQGASILGLFVMGSLVSKWTSINIPFELSRYKNAMGEEVVTTVQSVLNDLLPGLAALLLTFLCMWLLRKKVNAMYIIFGLFGVGILGYWLGILA; this is encoded by the coding sequence ATGTCAGAGAAAAAACAACTTACCAGTGCAGATATTCGTGCGACTTATTGGCGTTCAACTTTCCTCTTAGGTTCATTTAACTTTGAACGTATGCAATCAATGGGCTTCTGCGTATCGATGATCCCAACGATTAAACGTCTTTACAGCCGCAAAGAAGACCAAGCGGCAGCATTAAAACGCCATTTAGAGTTTTTCAATACACAACCATGGGTCGGTTCGGCAATTATGGGTGTAACCGCAGCAATGGAACAAGAGCGTGCGAACGGTGCAGATATTGATGATGCGGCAATTAGCGGGGTAAAAGTCGGTTTAATGGGGCCGCTTGCCGGTGTCGGCGACCCGATTTTCTGGGGGACATTACGTCCGGTATTAGCCGCACTGGGCGCTGGTTTAGCGATTAGCGGTAGCCTATTAGGCCCATTATTATTCTTTATCGGCATTAACCTTTGCCGTGCGCTTACCCGTTGGTACGGCTTTAAATACGGCTATCAAAAAGGGACGGAAATCGTTTCGGATATGGGTGGCGGTCGTCTGCAAAAAGTAACGCAAGGCGCTTCTATTCTCGGTTTATTTGTGATGGGTTCCTTGGTGTCGAAGTGGACCAGTATCAATATACCGTTTGAGCTTTCTCGTTATAAAAATGCAATGGGCGAAGAAGTGGTTACTACTGTGCAAAGCGTGCTTAACGACTTATTACCGGGTTTAGCGGCATTATTGCTAACCTTCTTATGTATGTGGTTATTACGTAAGAAAGTGAATGCGATGTACATTATCTTCGGCTTATTCGGCGTGGGGATTTTAGGTTATTGGTTAGGTATCTTAGCTTAA
- a CDS encoding PTS mannose/fructose/sorbose transporter subunit IIC, which translates to MTSIEIILVTLVAAICGMGSVLDERQTHRPLVACTLIGWVLGDLQTGIIVGGTLEMLALGWMNVGAAMAPDAALASVIAAILVIKGGQDKGTAIAIAIPVAAAGQVLTIFVRTLTIFLQHKADKFAEQANFRGIEFCHFAGLSLQALRVAIPTFFVALVAGTDTVTEALNAIPEVVTRGLQIAGGFIVVVGYAMVINMMRAGALMPFFFMGFVIASFSNYNLVGLGFLGACLAMLYIQLNPQFNQSVNAPRTTKKLADNELEGL; encoded by the coding sequence ATGACTAGTATTGAAATTATTTTAGTAACCTTAGTCGCTGCAATCTGCGGTATGGGTTCCGTACTTGATGAACGCCAAACTCACCGCCCGCTTGTGGCTTGTACCTTAATCGGCTGGGTGTTAGGCGACTTACAAACCGGTATTATTGTTGGCGGTACGCTTGAAATGTTGGCGTTAGGCTGGATGAACGTTGGTGCGGCAATGGCGCCGGATGCAGCATTAGCGTCTGTGATTGCAGCAATCTTAGTAATCAAAGGCGGACAAGATAAAGGTACGGCAATCGCTATCGCCATTCCGGTGGCTGCGGCAGGTCAGGTATTAACCATCTTCGTGCGTACCCTAACCATCTTTTTACAACATAAAGCGGATAAATTTGCCGAACAAGCAAACTTCCGTGGTATTGAGTTCTGTCATTTTGCCGGTCTTTCTTTACAAGCGTTACGTGTTGCGATTCCAACTTTCTTCGTGGCGCTTGTAGCAGGCACCGATACAGTAACCGAAGCATTAAATGCAATTCCGGAAGTGGTAACTCGCGGTTTACAAATCGCCGGTGGCTTTATCGTGGTGGTAGGTTATGCGATGGTTATCAATATGATGCGTGCCGGTGCGTTAATGCCGTTCTTCTTTATGGGATTTGTAATTGCATCATTCTCAAACTACAACTTAGTCGGTCTTGGTTTCTTAGGTGCGTGTTTAGCAATGCTTTACATCCAATTAAACCCACAATTCAACCAATCGGTAAATGCGCCTCGCACCACTAAAAAATTAGCGGATAACGAGTTAGAAGGTCTATAA
- a CDS encoding mannose/fructose/sorbose PTS transporter subunit IIA, with the protein MVHLIIAAHGKLALELVNSAQMVYGETDNVHPVIFVPGEGQDTLVEKYEAIIATLQPTDSVLFLVDLFGGSPYNAAARIVAKRPQDDIVTGTNLPMLLEVMDASADAKTATELAATAKEIGHLSVKTFHTSQPTSPIPSEEASSEESSSLPANFDPNGRMNISLMRIDSRLIHGQVMTSWAKTVKCEAIFAISDEVANDDIRRELLLQIVPEHLKGYVITVDKAIKVWHNPKYAGKNIIWLVTNPSDIVRLIEGGVNIKNVNVGGMTFREGDKLISQAVAINQTDLAAFYKLLELGVDMSLQQVAANKKEPLDKARLDAIKF; encoded by the coding sequence ATGGTGCATTTGATCATCGCCGCTCATGGAAAATTAGCCCTTGAGTTGGTCAATTCCGCACAAATGGTATATGGAGAAACGGATAATGTTCATCCGGTTATCTTTGTGCCGGGAGAAGGTCAAGATACGCTAGTCGAAAAATATGAAGCGATTATTGCAACGCTTCAGCCGACAGACAGCGTGCTATTCTTGGTCGATTTATTTGGCGGTAGTCCGTACAATGCGGCAGCCAGAATTGTCGCAAAACGTCCGCAAGACGATATCGTGACCGGTACGAACCTACCAATGCTACTTGAAGTTATGGATGCTTCAGCCGATGCAAAAACGGCAACCGAACTTGCTGCAACGGCAAAAGAAATCGGGCACTTAAGCGTTAAAACGTTCCATACTTCACAACCAACATCTCCTATTCCATCAGAGGAAGCCTCTTCCGAAGAATCCTCATCTCTTCCTGCCAATTTCGATCCGAACGGACGTATGAATATTTCATTAATGCGTATCGACAGCCGTTTAATTCACGGTCAAGTGATGACATCTTGGGCGAAAACCGTGAAATGCGAAGCAATTTTTGCGATCAGTGATGAAGTGGCAAATGATGATATTCGCCGTGAATTATTGCTACAAATCGTACCGGAACACTTAAAAGGCTATGTGATTACAGTCGATAAAGCGATCAAAGTCTGGCATAACCCTAAATACGCCGGTAAAAACATTATTTGGTTGGTCACCAACCCGTCAGATATCGTTCGCTTAATTGAAGGCGGCGTAAACATTAAAAATGTCAATGTCGGCGGTATGACTTTCCGTGAAGGCGACAAACTTATCTCTCAAGCGGTGGCAATTAACCAAACCGATTTAGCCGCATTCTACAAACTCCTCGAGTTAGGCGTAGATATGTCGTTACAACAAGTGGCGGCAAACAAAAAAGAACCGCTTGATAAAGCACGTCTTGATGCAATCAAATTCTAA
- a CDS encoding GntP family permease, with protein sequence MLIFIMAVAIIALLVLIIKFKVHAFVALLIVSLLTALAAGIPVDKILPTLLSGFGNTLASVALLVGLGAMIGRLLEITGGAKVLADTLINKFGEQKAPFALGVAALLFGFPIFFDAGLVVMLPIVFSVAKQFGGSVLRYAFPVAGAFAVMHAFLPPHPGPVASGDLLGVNMGLMVIIGLICAIPTWYIGTYLFSMFISKRIHVELPKAFLNAAAISETSVQTPPSFGRVLFILVLPIFLILFDTGLNTLSVAKVIDGSELWVQSLRLIGKTPVALLITLLLAIMLLRGERSYEQIESLCNNALGPICSIILVTGAGGMFGGVLRASGIGDVLSSMLSDTGMPIIVAAFIIAVAMRVAQGSATVALTTAAALIAPSVAASTDLSQFDLCFIVIAIASGATVLSHVNDSGFWLMSRFLEMDTKTTLKTWTALETSIGVVGFIIALIGSILL encoded by the coding sequence ATGTTAATTTTCATTATGGCAGTAGCGATCATCGCGCTATTGGTATTGATCATAAAATTCAAAGTACATGCGTTTGTCGCATTGCTGATTGTTAGTTTATTAACTGCACTGGCCGCAGGTATTCCGGTGGATAAAATTCTGCCGACTTTACTTAGCGGCTTTGGCAATACATTGGCGTCAGTTGCCTTATTAGTCGGTTTAGGGGCGATGATTGGTCGTTTATTGGAAATTACCGGTGGAGCAAAAGTATTAGCTGATACGCTGATCAATAAATTCGGCGAACAAAAAGCACCATTCGCATTAGGTGTGGCGGCATTACTCTTCGGTTTCCCGATTTTCTTCGATGCCGGTCTGGTGGTGATGTTACCGATTGTATTTAGCGTAGCAAAACAATTCGGCGGTTCGGTATTACGTTATGCCTTTCCGGTTGCCGGTGCGTTTGCGGTAATGCACGCTTTTCTACCGCCACATCCGGGTCCGGTCGCTTCGGGTGATTTACTTGGGGTAAATATGGGATTGATGGTAATCATCGGTTTAATCTGTGCCATTCCTACTTGGTATATCGGTACTTACCTCTTCAGTATGTTTATCAGTAAACGTATTCACGTAGAATTACCGAAAGCATTTTTAAATGCGGCGGCAATCAGTGAAACCTCGGTACAAACACCACCGTCATTCGGTCGAGTGTTATTTATCTTAGTATTACCGATCTTCTTAATTTTATTTGATACCGGTTTAAATACGTTAAGTGTGGCGAAAGTGATTGACGGTTCCGAACTTTGGGTACAAAGCTTACGTTTAATCGGTAAAACACCGGTGGCGTTATTAATCACTTTATTACTGGCGATTATGTTATTACGTGGTGAGCGTAGTTATGAACAAATCGAAAGTTTATGTAACAATGCGTTAGGCCCTATTTGTTCGATTATTTTGGTAACCGGTGCGGGCGGTATGTTTGGCGGTGTATTACGTGCCAGCGGTATCGGCGATGTATTATCTTCAATGCTTTCGGATACCGGTATGCCGATTATTGTGGCGGCATTTATTATTGCGGTGGCGATGCGAGTCGCACAAGGTTCGGCAACCGTTGCATTAACTACCGCAGCGGCATTAATCGCACCGAGTGTTGCTGCCTCAACCGATTTAAGCCAATTTGATCTTTGCTTTATTGTGATTGCAATTGCTTCCGGTGCGACAGTTCTTTCTCACGTGAATGATTCCGGTTTCTGGTTAATGAGCCGTTTTTTAGAAATGGATACCAAAACCACTTTAAAAACGTGGACGGCATTAGAAACCTCAATTGGTGTAGTCGGTTTTATCATTGCTCTAATCGGTAGTATTTTGCTTTAA